The Heterodontus francisci isolate sHetFra1 unplaced genomic scaffold, sHetFra1.hap1 HAP1_SCAFFOLD_64, whole genome shotgun sequence genome window below encodes:
- the LOC137359119 gene encoding probable G-protein coupled receptor 139, with the protein MPSDISLLPRAAKPTMVQRIGLLFFFPEGPPCNSFPIIALEKLNSVLPVTVNLLTIGVLSRGKCGLSKCVTRYLVAMSAADLLVIILDLILRHIPIVYWEQFRLLWSIPVCNIHAVLLYAATDCSVWFTVTFTFDRFVAICCQNVKSKYCSEKMAAVVLGTVTALSCLKNIFWYFMFTRRYWRMNVPWFCFVTLAIVESHVWAAIEFLHNILTPGLPFVVILLLNALTISHILVRSRGRRRLQALRSGETRRDPEMESRRKSIILLLVISANFILLWAVLMGYTISRRMRDLGYQSVHLPLFLLELGFMLQLLSCCTNTVIYAVTQTQFREQLKNVLKYPFTPIVKFIQDERN; encoded by the exons ATGCCGAGTGATATTTCACTCCTCCCGCGGGCAGcaaagccaaccatggtgcaacggatTGGGCTATTGTTCTTTTTCCCTGAGGGGCCACCctgca ACTCATTTCCAATTATTGCTTTGGAaaaattgaattccgtgctgcctgtcacag TTAACTTGTTGACGATTGgggtcctgtctcggggaaagtgcggtctctccaaatgtgtcactcgctacctggtggccatgtcagcggcggatctactggtcattatcctcgacctgatattgaggcacattcccattgtttattgggaacagtttcggcTCCtatggtccatccccgtgtgtaatatccacgccgttctgctttatgcagccacagactgttctgtctggttcaccgtcactttcacctttgatcgatttgtggccatttgttgccagaatgtGAAAagcaaatattgcagcgagaaaatggccgctgtggttctgggaacagtgactgcgctgagctgtttaaagaatatcttctggtattttatgttcacacgCCGGTACTGGAGGATGAACgtcccctggttttgttttgtaacactggctattgtggaatctcatgtctgggcagcaatcgagttcctccacaacattctaaccccggggctcccatttgtggtcattctgctgctcaacgctctcaccatcaGTCACATTTTAGTGAGaagcagaggacgcagaagactccAGGCTCTCAGAAGTGGGGAgactcgcagagacccagagatggagagccgaaggaaatccatcattttgctgttagttatctcggctaatttcatcctgttgtgggccgTGTTAATGGGGTACACGATATCGAGACGGATGCGTGATTTAGGGTATCAGTCTGTGCATCTACCCCTGTTTCTgctggaattgggcttcatgctacaactcctgagttgctgcacaaacactgtgatttacgctgtgacccagactcagttcagagagcagttgaagaatgtgctgaaatatccctttactccaattgttaaattcattcaagaTGAGAGGAACTGA